In Bacillus sp. Cs-700, one genomic interval encodes:
- a CDS encoding helix-turn-helix domain-containing protein, which produces MSQDNEHHDIMTISQVAKYFQISEMTTYKLVQDGKIPAFKIGSHWRIQKSDLTELIKKLKNGERI; this is translated from the coding sequence ATGAGTCAGGATAATGAGCATCATGATATTATGACAATCTCTCAAGTGGCGAAGTATTTTCAAATTAGTGAGATGACCACATATAAATTAGTTCAGGATGGAAAAATTCCGGCTTTTAAAATTGGCAGTCACTGGCGTATTCAAAAGTCTGATCTTACTGAATTAATTAAGAAACTTAAGAACGGTGAGCGAATTTAG
- a CDS encoding sugar porter family MFS transporter: MKRNISKGWIFFFGALGGLLYGYDTGVISGALLFIEQDIPLSDFLQGVVVSSLLGGAIVGAGMSGYVSDRFGRRRVVFAIALIYLIGSLVLALSPNAVVLIIGRVILGLAVGGSTAIVPVYLSEMAPTRSRGALASLNQLMITIGIVLAYLINYAFAPIEGWRWMLGLASVPALVLMIGVLFMPESPRWLIKRNREDEARNVMALTRKQDEIDEEMKQMKKIEEVEESTWDVLKSKWIRPMLLVGSGIAIFQQLIGINAVIYYAPTIFTKAGLGDSASILGTLGIGIVNVLMTLVAIATIDKLGRKKLLLLGNVGMSLSLAVLATILFTAELTTTIAWLTVVFLGLFIVFFSATWGPVVWVMLPELFPNKARGAATGFTTLLLSASNLIVSLFFPVLLGALGTAWVFVIFAVIGVFAFLFVMKYVPETKGRSLEDIENELRGEASAS; this comes from the coding sequence ATGAAAAGAAACATAAGCAAAGGTTGGATTTTTTTCTTCGGGGCTCTCGGAGGATTGTTGTATGGATATGATACCGGTGTCATATCTGGCGCGTTATTATTTATTGAACAAGACATCCCTTTATCCGATTTTCTACAAGGGGTTGTCGTTAGCTCGCTATTAGGTGGTGCGATCGTAGGAGCAGGCATGAGCGGATATGTGTCAGACCGTTTTGGGCGAAGACGGGTTGTATTTGCAATCGCACTCATTTATTTAATCGGTTCACTCGTATTGGCTTTATCTCCGAATGCTGTCGTTTTAATTATAGGTCGCGTTATTCTTGGGCTTGCTGTCGGAGGATCCACGGCCATTGTACCTGTATACTTATCAGAAATGGCGCCAACAAGATCAAGAGGCGCACTTGCTTCACTTAATCAGTTAATGATTACAATAGGAATTGTGCTTGCTTACCTCATTAATTATGCATTTGCACCAATTGAGGGGTGGCGCTGGATGCTTGGACTCGCTTCCGTTCCTGCACTTGTTTTAATGATTGGCGTTCTCTTTATGCCAGAAAGCCCGCGTTGGCTCATCAAACGAAATCGTGAAGATGAGGCACGAAACGTCATGGCTTTAACGAGAAAGCAAGATGAAATTGATGAAGAAATGAAGCAAATGAAGAAGATTGAAGAAGTGGAAGAAAGCACGTGGGATGTTCTTAAATCAAAATGGATTCGACCGATGCTTCTCGTTGGAAGTGGGATCGCCATCTTTCAGCAGTTAATTGGTATTAATGCGGTGATCTACTATGCACCTACCATTTTCACGAAAGCCGGTCTCGGTGATTCAGCTTCCATTCTTGGGACGCTTGGGATCGGAATCGTAAATGTCTTAATGACGCTTGTTGCCATCGCTACGATTGATAAACTCGGTCGAAAAAAACTGTTACTCCTAGGCAATGTTGGCATGTCGTTAAGCTTAGCCGTTCTTGCAACCATTCTCTTTACGGCAGAACTAACCACGACAATTGCCTGGTTAACCGTTGTCTTTCTCGGTCTCTTTATCGTGTTTTTCTCCGCCACTTGGGGTCCGGTTGTTTGGGTTATGCTACCAGAACTCTTCCCGAATAAAGCACGTGGCGCAGCGACAGGATTTACGACGCTCCTGTTATCCGCATCAAACCTAATTGTTTCATTATTTTTCCCTGTTTTACTTGGTGCGCTCGGAACAGCATGGGTATTTGTAATCTTTGCTGTAATCGGTGTATTTGCTTTCCTATTTGTTATGAAGTATGTACCAGAAACGAAAGGAAGAAGTCTTGAAGACATTGAAAATGAGCTTAGAGGAGAAGCCTCTGCTTCATAA
- a CDS encoding TetR/AcrR family transcriptional regulator, with amino-acid sequence MPKATFYNLKEEKRQILIDAAKQEFSRVSLYEASISNILKTAGIPRGSFYQYFEDKEDAFFYLLNEHAKERHECLVSNLKKYEGDLFKAISEIFRSTLEHSEDKGQRDFIRNVLLNMNYKIENTFSQYLSEDVANERYDDIYDLVNAEQLNVASRKEMFHVMQILTAVTFHNLIHSVSNNLSVSAAMKKYETELKLLQSGLMRSSS; translated from the coding sequence GTGCCAAAAGCTACGTTCTATAATTTAAAAGAAGAAAAGCGACAAATATTAATTGATGCTGCGAAACAGGAATTTTCCAGAGTTTCTCTTTACGAAGCATCTATCTCCAATATTTTAAAAACAGCTGGTATTCCAAGGGGAAGCTTTTATCAATACTTTGAGGATAAAGAAGATGCTTTTTTTTATTTATTAAATGAACATGCAAAAGAACGTCACGAATGCTTGGTTTCAAACTTAAAAAAGTACGAAGGAGATTTGTTTAAAGCCATTAGTGAAATTTTTAGGTCGACACTTGAGCATTCTGAGGATAAAGGGCAAAGGGATTTTATACGAAACGTATTGCTTAACATGAACTACAAAATTGAAAATACGTTTTCACAATATTTATCAGAAGACGTTGCTAATGAGCGGTATGATGATATTTATGATCTTGTTAATGCCGAACAGCTAAATGTAGCAAGCCGAAAAGAAATGTTTCATGTGATGCAAATCCTAACCGCAGTTACCTTTCATAATTTGATTCACAGCGTTTCGAACAACTTATCGGTCTCAGCTGCAATGAAGAAATATGAGACGGAGCTTAAACTATTGCAATCGGGTCTTATGCGATCGTCTTCTTAA
- a CDS encoding DHA2 family efflux MFS transporter permease subunit, producing the protein MNDNQQSGEGIGSFNKVPLLIVLLSGAFAAILNQTLLATALPHIMVDLDLEASTAQWLTSIFMLVNGVMIPITAFLIGKFTTRTLFLTAMGLFAVGTAICAVAPNFPLLMVGRIIQASGAGIIIPLMQTILFLIFPVEKRGTAMGMFGLVISFAPAIGPTLSGWLVEQYPWRSLFYVILPIVIIDFVIAYLILKNVTEQTNPKLDILSIVLSSLGFGGLLYGFSSAGTNGWASEQVIISMLIGAVTLCWFILRQLKLKQPVLQFRVFQYKLFTLTTVLGMVVFIAMIGAATVLPLLMQNMLGFTAFESGLMLLPGALIMGFMNPITGRIFDKFGAKWLAIIGLIIVTVTTFMFTNLTPDTTFTYLAIVNAVRMFGVAMVMMPVTTAGLNQLPAHLIPHGTAMNNTMRQVSGAVGTALLVTVMSQAAQPSRGVEGLVHGVNVSFIVAGISAIIGLVMAFFIRQPKADKEPAERTKVATEN; encoded by the coding sequence ATGAACGACAATCAACAATCAGGAGAAGGGATTGGTTCCTTTAACAAAGTCCCGCTCTTGATCGTCCTTTTATCTGGGGCATTTGCAGCCATTTTAAACCAAACGCTGCTTGCAACAGCTCTGCCTCATATTATGGTCGATCTCGATCTTGAGGCAAGTACAGCACAGTGGCTAACATCGATCTTTATGCTCGTCAACGGCGTGATGATTCCAATTACGGCATTTCTAATAGGAAAGTTCACCACAAGAACACTCTTTTTAACCGCGATGGGATTATTTGCAGTCGGAACGGCGATTTGTGCAGTGGCACCGAATTTTCCCCTCCTTATGGTCGGGCGAATTATTCAGGCTTCTGGGGCGGGGATTATCATTCCCCTCATGCAAACGATCCTCTTTTTAATCTTTCCCGTAGAAAAACGCGGAACAGCAATGGGGATGTTTGGCCTTGTCATTTCATTTGCACCAGCAATCGGACCGACGTTATCCGGTTGGCTCGTTGAGCAATACCCGTGGAGAAGTTTGTTCTATGTCATTCTTCCCATTGTGATTATTGATTTTGTTATTGCTTATTTGATTTTGAAAAACGTGACAGAACAAACGAATCCGAAGCTTGATATTTTATCAATCGTCCTTTCTTCACTAGGATTTGGCGGTTTGCTGTACGGGTTTAGTAGTGCAGGTACAAATGGATGGGCAAGCGAACAGGTTATTATTTCCATGCTTATTGGCGCAGTTACACTATGCTGGTTCATTTTACGTCAGCTAAAATTAAAACAACCCGTGCTTCAATTTAGAGTGTTTCAATATAAGCTTTTCACGTTAACAACGGTATTAGGAATGGTTGTGTTTATCGCGATGATTGGGGCGGCAACTGTGCTCCCTTTGCTGATGCAAAATATGCTTGGTTTCACAGCGTTTGAATCAGGATTAATGCTTTTACCAGGTGCTCTTATAATGGGCTTTATGAACCCTATTACTGGACGAATTTTTGATAAGTTTGGGGCAAAGTGGCTTGCCATTATTGGGCTGATCATCGTAACGGTGACGACATTTATGTTTACGAACTTAACACCTGATACAACGTTCACTTATCTTGCCATTGTGAATGCGGTAAGAATGTTCGGGGTTGCCATGGTTATGATGCCGGTAACTACAGCTGGACTTAATCAGCTTCCAGCTCATCTTATTCCACATGGCACAGCCATGAACAATACCATGCGTCAGGTGTCTGGTGCGGTTGGCACAGCCCTTCTCGTAACTGTCATGTCTCAAGCAGCACAGCCATCCCGTGGTGTGGAAGGTCTTGTTCACGGGGTGAATGTCTCCTTTATCGTTGCGGGGATTTCTGCGATTATTGGACTTGTGATGGCATTCTTTATCAGGCAGCCGAAAGCGGATAAAGAACCTGCTGAACGAACCAAAGTAGCGACTGAAAATTAA
- a CDS encoding MerR family transcriptional regulator, translated as MLTLTLRNPLKLTRKGGEVVVKHVKEVANLTGISIRTLHYYDEIGLLSPATSETGYRLYTNDDIEKLQQILFFKALDFPLKKIKNILGRPDFNQLEALHYQKERLVEKKERLETIIATIDQTIQNVKGERTMTDQEKFKGLDFAQNQYEQEARERFGDEAVNGSTQKLKNLSRNETEALGQSFHTIYRKLAKLRHGSPASEEAQNAIHEWYDFLNNNVGYHYTLEAFQGLGQMYIEDERFTKNIDQYGEGLALFMRDAMTVYADQNK; from the coding sequence ATGTTGACTCTTACGTTACGTAATCCTCTAAAGTTAACAAGGAAAGGAGGAGAGGTTGTTGTGAAACACGTGAAAGAAGTTGCTAATTTAACTGGTATTAGCATTCGAACCCTTCATTACTACGACGAAATTGGCCTATTATCGCCTGCAACATCAGAAACCGGCTATCGTCTTTATACGAACGATGATATTGAAAAGCTACAGCAAATTTTGTTCTTTAAGGCACTTGATTTCCCACTTAAGAAAATCAAAAATATTTTGGGACGCCCTGATTTCAATCAACTTGAAGCATTGCACTATCAAAAAGAACGACTTGTCGAAAAGAAGGAGCGTCTGGAGACGATCATTGCCACGATTGACCAAACGATTCAAAATGTGAAAGGAGAACGGACTATGACAGATCAAGAGAAATTTAAAGGCTTAGACTTTGCTCAAAACCAGTATGAACAAGAAGCTCGAGAAAGGTTTGGAGATGAAGCCGTTAACGGTTCAACACAAAAGCTGAAGAACTTATCTAGAAATGAAACAGAGGCGCTCGGTCAGTCGTTCCATACGATTTATAGAAAGCTTGCCAAGTTAAGACATGGCTCCCCCGCTTCAGAAGAAGCACAGAATGCTATTCACGAGTGGTATGACTTTCTAAACAACAATGTAGGCTATCATTATACGCTTGAGGCGTTTCAAGGACTTGGTCAAATGTATATCGAGGATGAGCGCTTCACAAAGAACATTGACCAATACGGAGAAGGTCTCGCGCTCTTTATGAGAGATGCCATGACCGTATATGCAGATCAAAACAAATAA
- a CDS encoding alpha/beta hydrolase, producing MQEMSMVLRDGRRLGYWGYGDETGTPIMLFHGTPGSRIWFLEDDELAKAMGINLISIDRPGYGLSTFQHNRTILDWAVDVEELASHLGLNRFSVLGVSGGGPFAAACAFALPDRIHHTALVSSATPFRKGKAPKEMAKENRIAFFLTKYFPWVIRKANLAQKKMLEKNPAKYKSSMLTATHRHLSKWDRELLKEEPLVETSYYHAKEAYRQGVEGVMYETQLLSKEWGFEISEIQSPLRIWHGEKDTLSPVNEIRKLAAYSSSTEITVIDEGGHFLTENEDLWADMLRYLKGSSNGVYVNA from the coding sequence ATGCAGGAGATGTCAATGGTTTTAAGAGATGGAAGAAGACTTGGCTATTGGGGTTATGGTGATGAAACAGGAACACCAATCATGCTTTTTCATGGAACGCCAGGATCGCGCATCTGGTTTTTAGAAGATGATGAACTGGCAAAAGCAATGGGCATTAATTTAATTTCAATTGATCGACCGGGATACGGACTTTCGACTTTTCAACATAACAGAACAATTCTCGACTGGGCTGTTGATGTGGAGGAGCTTGCATCACATCTTGGTTTAAACCGTTTTTCTGTTCTCGGCGTTTCTGGAGGGGGTCCATTTGCTGCGGCGTGTGCGTTTGCTTTACCTGATCGGATTCATCATACCGCGCTTGTTTCTTCAGCTACGCCATTTCGAAAGGGGAAAGCGCCGAAGGAAATGGCGAAAGAAAACCGCATTGCCTTTTTTCTAACAAAGTATTTTCCTTGGGTGATTAGAAAAGCGAACCTTGCTCAAAAGAAAATGTTAGAGAAAAATCCTGCGAAATACAAGTCCTCCATGTTAACTGCCACACACCGTCATCTCTCCAAGTGGGATCGGGAATTGTTAAAAGAAGAACCACTTGTGGAAACGAGCTACTATCATGCAAAAGAAGCTTACCGGCAAGGTGTAGAAGGTGTGATGTATGAAACACAGCTCTTATCGAAGGAGTGGGGCTTTGAAATTAGTGAGATTCAAAGTCCACTTCGCATCTGGCATGGAGAAAAAGATACGCTCTCACCAGTGAACGAAATTCGTAAGTTGGCAGCATATAGTTCATCAACTGAAATTACTGTAATTGATGAAGGAGGTCATTTTTTAACGGAAAATGAAGATCTTTGGGCTGATATGTTACGATATTTAAAAGGTAGTAGTAATGGCGTTTACGTAAACGCTTAA
- a CDS encoding maltose acetyltransferase domain-containing protein — MKTEREKMVSGELYRPDDHELLGDRLHARQITRLYNQTIETDLEERTRLLKTFLGSTKQNVYIEPTFKCDYGYNIHVGENFFANFDCVFLDICEIRFGDNCMLAPGVHIYAATHPLDPTERNSGQEYGKPVLIGDNVWIGGGAIINPGVTIGDNAVIASGAVVVKDVPANVVVGGNPAKLIKEIEK, encoded by the coding sequence TTGAAAACAGAAAGAGAAAAAATGGTAAGCGGGGAGCTTTACCGTCCAGACGACCATGAGCTTCTAGGGGATCGCCTTCATGCAAGGCAGATAACAAGACTATACAATCAAACCATTGAAACAGATTTAGAAGAAAGAACGAGGTTGTTGAAGACCTTTCTTGGTTCAACGAAACAGAACGTATACATTGAACCTACGTTTAAATGCGATTACGGTTACAACATACATGTGGGAGAGAACTTTTTCGCGAATTTCGACTGTGTGTTTCTCGATATTTGTGAGATTCGATTTGGAGACAACTGTATGTTAGCTCCAGGTGTACACATTTATGCTGCCACGCATCCGCTCGATCCGACTGAACGCAATTCAGGTCAAGAATATGGTAAGCCTGTCTTAATTGGTGACAATGTTTGGATCGGGGGAGGAGCTATTATTAATCCAGGTGTTACGATCGGAGATAATGCCGTTATTGCTTCAGGTGCCGTGGTTGTTAAGGATGTACCGGCAAATGTGGTGGTTGGCGGGAATCCTGCAAAGCTTATTAAAGAGATTGAAAAATAA
- a CDS encoding LacI family DNA-binding transcriptional regulator translates to MATIKDIAKQAGVSVTTVSRALNGYSDVSERTRKKIKQIADELSYSPNALARSLVMNKTKTIGLLVSGISREGAKDNIVFEVLTGVNEYCGEVDYDIVLFNTSSSQQKQKTYTQLCRERRVDGVVIQGIKNDDPYLMEVVESDIPCVLVDIPIQGDTVGYVATDNVAGAKEAVQYLIDLGHKQIGMINGHDRAFVSQERIQGYKDGLESNHLPYHEALVSNGGFSEKQAEKEAVSLLTAFPETSAIFCASDLMAFGVMRAAKRVGREVPKELSIIGYDNINLSSYVTPALTTISQDMFQIGYSAAELLIDLLEGGNPPRSKIVSHELVIRESTCERK, encoded by the coding sequence ATGGCAACGATTAAAGATATTGCAAAACAAGCAGGCGTTTCCGTCACAACAGTGTCCAGGGCATTAAATGGGTACTCTGATGTGAGTGAGCGTACAAGAAAGAAAATTAAGCAGATCGCAGATGAGCTTTCTTACAGTCCAAACGCGTTAGCGAGAAGTCTCGTCATGAATAAGACAAAAACAATAGGTTTACTCGTATCAGGGATTTCGAGAGAAGGAGCGAAGGATAATATTGTTTTTGAAGTGTTAACTGGCGTGAATGAATACTGCGGTGAAGTTGACTATGATATTGTTTTGTTCAATACATCGAGCAGTCAGCAGAAACAGAAAACCTATACCCAGCTCTGTCGAGAGCGCCGCGTAGATGGAGTGGTTATTCAAGGAATTAAAAACGATGACCCCTATTTAATGGAAGTTGTTGAAAGCGATATTCCCTGCGTACTTGTTGATATACCGATCCAGGGTGATACGGTTGGCTATGTTGCGACTGATAATGTGGCTGGCGCAAAAGAGGCGGTTCAGTATCTCATCGATCTTGGACATAAGCAAATCGGCATGATTAATGGTCATGACCGTGCCTTTGTTAGCCAAGAGCGAATTCAGGGATATAAAGATGGATTAGAAAGCAATCATCTTCCTTATCATGAAGCACTTGTGTCTAACGGCGGATTTTCTGAAAAACAAGCAGAAAAAGAAGCTGTTTCCTTACTAACAGCCTTTCCAGAGACGTCAGCTATTTTTTGTGCGAGTGATTTAATGGCATTTGGCGTTATGAGAGCGGCAAAACGAGTTGGAAGAGAAGTCCCTAAAGAGTTGTCGATCATTGGATATGACAATATCAATCTTTCTAGCTATGTTACACCTGCTCTGACGACCATATCTCAGGATATGTTTCAAATCGGCTACTCAGCCGCCGAATTATTAATTGATTTATTGGAAGGTGGAAATCCGCCAAGAAGTAAAATTGTTTCTCATGAGCTTGTGATAAGAGAATCGACTTGTGAGCGCAAATAG
- a CDS encoding amylo-alpha-1,6-glucosidase: MDYRVIKENDLFLLTDENGNIPRDHPYGPGLYKKDTRFLSSFELKINGEEPILLSSEAKKSYENEMILTNPHMEDNGQLILWRESIELKRKRFIYDDVLYEQVTVKNYYPKPLTFRISLDIDVDFADMFHVRKFHSGVVGARTGVDVSTYSMSYDYKGADNVSRSTVLSWDRKPIDVKEGCLDFEFTLNHSEEETLTIKVNPTIAEERGNEYSTDVAYEKLITSYQSWSDKTTKVKTDYLPLQHMVDRGLSDLRLLLTDLGYGSFPVAGLPWFGVPFGRDSLIAALQMLSFNPDVAKGTLRTMAHYQGENNDPWRDEQPGKIMHEMRYGELANTNQVPFTPYYGSVDSTPLFLVLLVEYVKWTKDLALAEELMPNILAALDWIDQFGDQDGDGFVEYHQESSKGIANQGWKDSGDSIVHRNGDYAETPIALVEVQGYVYQAKIGLADIFEALRNTEMANELREQAASLKVIFHEAFWMEDQDFYALALDKDKKQVGTLTSNPGHLLVSGILNKEAIESVSRILTSEKMFSGFGIRTMGEGEAGYNPMSYHDGSVWPHDNSLILLGMGKNDREEEASLIMNGLITAAAHFDYDRLAELFCGYDHGSGKLVKYPVACSPQAWAAGTPLTFVQTLLGCFPDSLKGELTLKPRLLEGMNELHVEQLRIGDGFLSLSLKRTTNGMTELNVHENSTGLSMSTAETSLS, translated from the coding sequence ATGGATTATAGAGTAATAAAAGAAAATGACTTATTTCTACTAACAGATGAGAATGGGAACATTCCTCGTGACCATCCCTATGGACCAGGTCTCTATAAAAAGGATACAAGATTTCTAAGTAGCTTTGAGTTAAAGATAAACGGTGAAGAACCGATTCTATTGTCTTCAGAAGCGAAAAAAAGCTACGAAAATGAAATGATTCTGACCAATCCTCATATGGAAGATAATGGCCAGCTGATCTTATGGAGAGAGTCCATTGAACTAAAACGTAAACGCTTTATTTATGATGATGTTCTTTATGAACAGGTGACAGTGAAGAATTATTATCCGAAGCCACTTACGTTCCGCATCAGCCTCGATATCGACGTTGATTTTGCAGATATGTTTCATGTAAGGAAATTTCACAGCGGTGTAGTGGGAGCACGTACTGGTGTAGATGTGAGTACATATTCAATGAGCTACGACTACAAAGGAGCAGACAACGTCAGTCGTTCAACAGTTTTAAGCTGGGATCGTAAACCGATCGATGTGAAGGAAGGCTGTTTAGATTTTGAATTTACTCTTAATCACAGTGAGGAGGAGACGCTGACTATTAAAGTGAACCCGACGATTGCTGAAGAGCGTGGCAACGAGTATTCAACCGATGTTGCTTACGAGAAGCTCATTACTTCCTACCAATCTTGGAGTGACAAAACCACAAAAGTGAAAACAGATTATCTACCGCTACAACATATGGTTGATCGAGGTCTCAGTGATCTAAGGTTATTGTTAACGGATCTTGGTTACGGTTCCTTTCCAGTCGCTGGATTACCATGGTTTGGCGTTCCGTTTGGACGGGATAGTTTAATTGCTGCTCTACAAATGCTCTCATTCAATCCGGATGTCGCCAAAGGAACACTTAGAACAATGGCACATTATCAGGGGGAAAACAATGATCCATGGAGAGACGAACAGCCTGGAAAGATCATGCATGAAATGCGGTATGGCGAGTTAGCAAATACCAACCAAGTTCCGTTTACTCCATACTATGGTTCGGTTGATTCGACACCGTTGTTTCTCGTATTACTCGTTGAATATGTAAAGTGGACGAAAGATTTGGCACTGGCGGAAGAACTCATGCCAAACATCCTTGCTGCGCTCGATTGGATTGACCAATTTGGGGATCAAGACGGAGATGGGTTTGTGGAATACCATCAGGAATCAAGTAAAGGAATTGCGAATCAGGGATGGAAAGATTCAGGTGATTCCATTGTGCATCGGAATGGCGATTACGCGGAAACTCCAATTGCATTAGTAGAAGTCCAGGGTTATGTCTACCAAGCGAAAATAGGTCTTGCTGATATATTTGAAGCTTTACGTAATACGGAAATGGCCAATGAATTGCGTGAACAAGCGGCAAGTTTAAAAGTGATATTTCACGAAGCTTTCTGGATGGAGGACCAAGATTTTTATGCGTTAGCACTTGATAAAGATAAAAAGCAAGTTGGTACACTAACTTCAAATCCAGGACATCTGCTAGTTTCAGGTATTTTAAACAAAGAGGCAATCGAGTCTGTCTCACGCATTCTTACTTCAGAAAAAATGTTCTCCGGGTTCGGCATCCGGACAATGGGTGAGGGAGAAGCAGGATACAACCCAATGAGCTATCACGATGGAAGTGTATGGCCGCACGATAATAGTCTGATCTTGCTAGGCATGGGTAAAAACGATCGAGAAGAAGAAGCGTCTCTTATCATGAATGGTCTTATTACTGCAGCTGCGCATTTCGACTATGATCGTCTTGCCGAATTGTTTTGTGGCTACGACCATGGTTCTGGCAAATTGGTTAAATATCCAGTGGCTTGTTCTCCTCAAGCATGGGCAGCGGGGACGCCGCTAACATTTGTTCAAACACTGCTCGGGTGTTTCCCAGATAGTTTGAAGGGTGAATTAACATTAAAACCCCGTCTACTCGAAGGGATGAATGAGCTACATGTGGAGCAATTACGTATCGGTGATGGCTTTCTATCCCTCTCGCTAAAGCGAACGACGAATGGGATGACGGAACTAAATGTTCACGAAAATTCAACTGGATTAAGTATGAGTACTGCAGAAACTTCCCTGAGCTAG
- a CDS encoding ABC transporter substrate-binding protein, whose translation MKTKKWLSATVVSSFLIGSMLTGCSSGEESGNESSDGKTVVEMSGWGASPEEQELLEETLASFEEEHPDIDVEFQTISDQYMDVMKTRLIGGEAADVFYLDASEAPGLMSKGVLEPLDEYVTDDFDIDDFEQPLVDAFKQDGKTYGFPKDFSTLALFYNKKAFEEAGLTEPPKTMEELREYAKKLTVDEDGDGKPEQYGLGLAKELARQFYKLDSYGAKLVDKDGNAAFASKEAIEALQPVVDQYRNDKTSALPSDVGAGWGGEMFGQGEAAMVIEGNWAVPFLENNFADLEFGTAEVPTIKGEQATAAFPVAYVMNKESEKKDAAWELISYLTGKEGMKIWTSKGFALPTRKSVAEELGYADDEIRGALVDGASYAQPWQAGENLPTISNNFDNQFTSALLGEQPLDKALKKAEDTANQEISAGN comes from the coding sequence ATGAAAACGAAAAAATGGTTGTCTGCTACTGTTGTCTCTTCCTTCTTAATCGGCTCGATGTTAACTGGTTGTAGTAGTGGCGAGGAGTCTGGAAATGAAAGTTCAGATGGAAAGACTGTTGTTGAAATGAGCGGGTGGGGAGCTAGTCCAGAAGAACAAGAATTACTTGAAGAGACGCTTGCTTCTTTTGAGGAAGAGCATCCAGACATCGACGTAGAGTTCCAAACAATTTCTGATCAGTATATGGATGTCATGAAAACGCGCTTGATTGGCGGAGAAGCTGCGGATGTGTTTTATCTTGATGCTTCTGAAGCACCAGGTCTTATGAGCAAGGGCGTGCTTGAGCCATTAGATGAGTACGTGACAGATGATTTTGATATAGACGATTTTGAACAGCCACTCGTAGATGCATTTAAACAAGATGGCAAAACATACGGTTTTCCGAAAGACTTCTCTACCTTAGCTCTTTTTTACAATAAAAAAGCGTTTGAAGAAGCTGGATTAACGGAACCGCCTAAGACCATGGAAGAGCTTAGAGAGTATGCAAAGAAATTAACGGTTGATGAAGATGGTGATGGTAAACCAGAACAATATGGCCTAGGTCTTGCAAAAGAACTTGCACGACAATTCTACAAACTGGATTCTTATGGAGCAAAATTGGTTGACAAAGATGGAAATGCTGCATTTGCAAGTAAGGAAGCGATCGAAGCTCTTCAACCAGTTGTGGATCAATATCGTAACGATAAAACATCAGCGCTACCAAGTGATGTAGGTGCAGGCTGGGGCGGAGAGATGTTTGGACAGGGTGAAGCCGCTATGGTGATTGAAGGAAACTGGGCTGTGCCCTTCCTTGAAAATAACTTCGCTGACCTTGAATTTGGAACAGCAGAAGTTCCAACGATTAAAGGTGAACAGGCTACAGCCGCCTTTCCAGTTGCTTATGTGATGAACAAAGAGTCAGAGAAAAAAGACGCTGCCTGGGAGCTGATTTCCTACCTCACAGGGAAAGAAGGGATGAAGATTTGGACGAGTAAAGGCTTCGCGCTACCAACGAGAAAATCGGTTGCAGAAGAATTAGGTTATGCAGATGATGAAATTCGCGGTGCCCTCGTAGATGGTGCATCCTATGCGCAACCATGGCAAGCAGGGGAAAATCTTCCGACCATTTCCAATAACTTTGACAATCAATTTACAAGCGCTTTGCTTGGAGAACAACCTCTTGATAAAGCTCTGAAGAAAGCAGAAGATACAGCTAACCAGGAAATTAGTGCTGGAAATTAA